The following coding sequences are from one Formosa haliotis window:
- a CDS encoding HmuY family protein — protein sequence MKILKTITLLTLFIGFASCSNDDDDNTNPTLELEAETVSNIKATQSADYTTNPPTITGDYIKFSFVTGETTTGDDWDIAFRGSTILVNGGEKTADDQPSRTASAGTYITSGTLASVIKTDASLFKEDSTTDGLAITTGSGNGWYNYNPENHLISPIPGKIVVVKTHNGHYAKMEILSYYENEEPNEDLTNSQYYTFNYVYQPNEGVTTF from the coding sequence ATGAAAATTTTAAAAACTATTACCCTATTAACACTTTTTATTGGTTTCGCATCTTGCAGCAATGATGACGACGATAACACAAACCCTACATTAGAGTTAGAAGCAGAAACCGTTTCTAATATTAAAGCTACTCAAAGTGCCGATTACACTACTAATCCGCCAACAATAACGGGAGATTACATTAAATTCTCTTTTGTTACTGGAGAAACAACGACTGGAGACGATTGGGATATTGCTTTTAGAGGGTCTACAATTCTTGTAAACGGAGGAGAAAAAACGGCGGACGACCAACCTTCAAGGACAGCAAGTGCGGGGACCTACATTACATCTGGAACTTTAGCGAGTGTTATAAAAACAGATGCTTCATTATTTAAGGAAGACAGCACTACAGACGGTTTAGCAATTACTACTGGTTCTGGGAATGGTTGGTATAATTACAACCCGGAAAACCATTTAATATCTCCAATACCAGGTAAAATTGTTGTTGTAAAAACGCACAATGGGCACTATGCTAAAATGGAAATCTTAAGTTATTACGAAAACGAAGAACCTAATGAAGACTTAACGAATTCTCAATATTATACATTTAATTACGTGTATCAACCAAACGAAGGTGTCACTACTTTCTAA
- a CDS encoding SulP family inorganic anion transporter, with protein sequence MKKFFSHLKGDAFGGITAGVVALPLALAFGVSSGLGPSAGLYGAIFLSFFAALFGGTNTQISGPTAPMTAVSMVVIAGLIAANDGDVVKALPVILTVFIFAGLIQIGLGFLGLGMYIKYIPYPVVSGFMTAIGLIILITQILPVLGYYPKEDMAYVNQFKPHAEELILENILKEESGEGILVLEDFKETINRAQHVTQDDILKESKTLAGNEASGVIGAIKVLPKAIQHINWLEVMLALGTIFIIYGFKRITTAVPSTLVALVVMSGIAVGFGLDYRAIEEIPSGLPIPHFEVFTGFKIGNIAPYIFASITLALLGAIDSLLTSVVADNMTKTKHNPNKELIGQGIGNSIGGLFGGIPGAGATIRTVVNINSGGKTRLSGMIAGIMLLFILLALGPIASRIPAAVLAGILVTVGIGVMDYKGLKAIPVLPKDVKLGPLKFSSEVLIMLIVLLLSTFWNLVYAVGIGLVIASLMFMKKIGDLTAERSNVKSLGKEKFWDDELEISEKFKNNVFIKHVKGPLFFGSTSDFQRLAKSIPDEAKVVIFRFGRMQYLDQSGLYALEDTLVDLKHEGKQVLLVGLLKQPKYMMERIGIVPDLIPKEHVFDNIKSCLGWIKNNV encoded by the coding sequence ATGAAAAAATTCTTTTCACATCTTAAGGGTGATGCCTTCGGTGGAATTACCGCAGGCGTAGTTGCGCTTCCATTAGCTTTAGCTTTTGGGGTGTCCTCTGGATTGGGCCCAAGCGCAGGGTTGTATGGAGCAATTTTTTTAAGTTTTTTTGCGGCACTTTTTGGCGGAACAAATACACAAATTTCTGGTCCGACAGCTCCAATGACAGCCGTAAGTATGGTAGTGATAGCTGGTTTAATTGCCGCCAACGATGGCGATGTTGTAAAAGCATTACCCGTTATACTTACTGTTTTTATTTTTGCAGGTTTAATTCAAATTGGATTGGGTTTTCTCGGACTGGGAATGTATATAAAATATATTCCATATCCCGTTGTATCAGGGTTTATGACAGCTATTGGTTTAATTATATTAATTACTCAAATCCTTCCTGTATTGGGCTATTATCCAAAGGAAGATATGGCTTATGTGAATCAGTTTAAGCCACATGCCGAAGAGCTTATTTTAGAAAATATTTTAAAAGAAGAATCTGGCGAAGGCATTCTTGTTCTAGAAGATTTCAAAGAAACCATTAATCGTGCACAACATGTGACCCAAGACGATATTTTAAAAGAATCTAAAACATTAGCTGGCAATGAAGCTTCAGGGGTTATAGGCGCTATAAAAGTGCTACCAAAAGCCATTCAACATATTAACTGGCTAGAAGTTATGTTGGCTTTGGGAACAATTTTTATTATTTATGGATTTAAACGCATTACGACGGCTGTACCCAGTACTTTGGTGGCCTTAGTTGTGATGTCTGGAATAGCTGTAGGTTTTGGTTTAGACTATAGAGCGATAGAGGAAATTCCGTCAGGTTTGCCTATCCCGCATTTCGAGGTGTTTACAGGATTTAAAATCGGGAATATTGCGCCTTATATTTTTGCTTCCATCACTTTAGCATTATTAGGAGCCATAGATTCTTTATTAACCAGTGTGGTGGCCGATAATATGACGAAGACCAAACATAACCCAAATAAGGAATTAATAGGACAAGGAATAGGAAACAGTATAGGAGGTTTGTTTGGTGGTATTCCTGGGGCGGGTGCAACTATACGTACCGTTGTAAATATTAATTCTGGAGGAAAAACAAGACTTTCTGGAATGATTGCAGGTATTATGCTACTGTTTATACTTTTGGCATTAGGACCAATAGCATCGCGAATTCCGGCAGCCGTTTTGGCAGGAATCTTAGTTACCGTAGGTATTGGTGTAATGGATTATAAAGGGTTAAAGGCCATTCCTGTTTTACCAAAAGATGTAAAATTAGGGCCATTAAAATTCAGTTCAGAAGTATTAATAATGTTGATTGTTTTATTACTTTCAACGTTTTGGAATTTAGTGTATGCAGTAGGAATTGGTTTGGTTATTGCTTCATTAATGTTCATGAAAAAAATAGGAGATTTAACAGCCGAACGCTCTAACGTTAAATCTCTAGGAAAGGAAAAATTCTGGGATGATGAGTTAGAAATTTCAGAAAAATTTAAAAATAATGTGTTTATTAAACACGTAAAAGGGCCGTTGTTTTTTGGTTCTACGAGCGATTTTCAGCGTTTAGCAAAATCTATACCCGATGAAGCTAAAGTTGTGATTTTTAGATTCGGGCGTATGCAATATCTAGATCAGTCGGGGTTATATGCATTAGAAGACACTTTAGTCGATTTAAAACACGAAGGCAAGCAAGTACTATTAGTAGGGTTGTTAAAACAACCAAAATATATGATGGAACGCATAGGTATCGTTCCCGATTTAATACCTAAAGAACATGTATTTGATAATATCAAATCTTGTTTAGGTTGGATAAAAAATAATGTATAA
- a CDS encoding carbonic anhydrase family protein: protein MAHIATALNKVAQDALTPKSVLEDLMEGNKRFTENKVNTVDNQALVQQTVGGQYPKAVILSCIDSRVPVELVFDQALGDVFVARVAGNFENVDILGSMEYSCKVAGSKLVFVLGHESCGAVKAACDGVELGNITALLSNIIPAVKQSVNELEGESNSTNKDFVAKTVENNVALTIDRIREKSPILKEMEDNGEISIVGGVYKLSTGKVELI, encoded by the coding sequence ATGGCACACATTGCAACAGCATTAAACAAAGTAGCTCAAGATGCATTAACACCAAAAAGCGTGTTAGAAGATTTAATGGAAGGGAATAAAAGATTTACCGAGAACAAGGTAAATACAGTAGATAACCAAGCGTTGGTTCAACAAACCGTTGGCGGACAATATCCTAAAGCAGTTATTCTATCATGTATAGATTCTCGTGTACCAGTAGAATTGGTTTTCGATCAAGCTTTAGGCGACGTGTTTGTAGCTAGAGTTGCTGGAAATTTTGAAAATGTTGATATTTTAGGGAGTATGGAATATTCTTGTAAAGTAGCAGGAAGTAAATTAGTATTTGTTCTTGGACACGAAAGTTGTGGAGCTGTTAAAGCGGCTTGCGACGGTGTAGAATTAGGAAATATTACAGCCTTATTGAGTAATATTATTCCTGCGGTTAAACAATCTGTAAATGAACTTGAAGGTGAATCTAACTCAACAAATAAAGATTTTGTTGCTAAAACAGTAGAAAATAATGTAGCCTTAACCATTGATAGAATTAGAGAAAAAAGCCCTATTTTAAAAGAAATGGAGGACAATGGTGAAATTTCTATCGTTGGTGGTGTTTATAAATTAAGCACAGGAAAAGTAGAACTGATTTAA
- a CDS encoding tetratricopeptide repeat protein, which translates to MKAILYILMVLLSSVSFAQDESLFEQGNALYNDGKYAEAIDKYQAILDSGMHSSELYFNLGNANYKLNNVAPSVYFYEKALQLAPNDKDIKNNIAYARNMTIDAIEVIPEVGISKIVNNLTNVMTFDGWAITTVVLFILFVILFITYYFAEYTNRKRIAFTSSLVVLGLGFITLFFAFHDYNLANKDHPAIIFAQETQIKSEPNLSSQEVFKLHEGTKVQVLDTVNNWKKIKLTDGKTGWVSSADIKVL; encoded by the coding sequence ATGAAAGCAATTTTATACATACTAATGGTTTTGTTAAGCAGTGTCTCTTTTGCTCAAGATGAATCTCTTTTCGAGCAAGGAAATGCTTTGTATAATGATGGTAAATATGCTGAAGCTATAGATAAATACCAGGCTATTTTAGATAGCGGCATGCATTCAAGCGAATTGTATTTTAATTTAGGTAATGCCAATTATAAATTAAATAATGTAGCGCCAAGCGTATATTTTTACGAAAAAGCCTTGCAGTTGGCCCCTAATGACAAGGATATAAAAAACAACATTGCCTATGCCAGAAACATGACTATAGATGCTATAGAAGTGATTCCAGAAGTCGGTATTTCAAAAATTGTAAATAACCTTACAAATGTGATGACTTTTGATGGTTGGGCCATAACCACCGTGGTGTTATTTATTCTATTTGTAATTTTGTTTATAACCTATTATTTTGCCGAGTATACCAACAGAAAACGTATAGCCTTTACAAGTAGTTTGGTTGTTTTAGGTTTAGGTTTTATCACCTTATTTTTTGCATTTCACGATTACAATCTGGCAAATAAAGATCATCCGGCTATAATTTTTGCTCAAGAAACTCAAATTAAGAGCGAACCTAATTTAAGTAGCCAAGAAGTATTTAAGTTACACGAAGGCACTAAAGTACAAGTATTAGACACTGTTAATAATTGGAAAAAAATTAAATTAACAGATGGAAAAACGGGTTGGGTATCTAGTGCAGATATAAAAGTGTTGTAA
- a CDS encoding BatD family protein, with translation MKRIKNICTVLVLLISTVTFAQVKFETKVSKTKLGINERLRVDFEMNKDGDNFNPPDFSNFTVVGGPNQSVSRSWVNGVSQFLKTYSYFLAPKSKGNFTISQATIEIDGHVYKTTPIQVTVTTAVSKPKDGNNAEYVASENIHLVAEVSKSNPYLNEAITVVYKLYVSQNTGVSNWREIDNPKYSDFWSQNLDIKGLQVQNGTYKGEAYRYVVLRKTVLYPQKTGKLKIEPLSLDITVEVPTNRRDIFGGRLMTQVHQTVSAGERTINVKQLPEKGRPDDFTGAVGNFDFNVSTSKTELKASESLDLKVEVSGNGNLKLFELPKVNLPSSLEVYEPEHNENVKTNLDGMQGRISDTYTVVPQFKGKYPIPSISFSYFDLKTESYKRISSNEIVVDVLQGPTNTAAVANPTVSGENKQPVVLNNDHFAFVKTKANLKPVKTNHFFKTKLFWGSLLLPFLAIPLAMVFRKQKAVRDADVTGNKIRKADKLAKKYLSEAKKALGQKEAFYVALEKALHNYLKAKLNIETGDLSKDKIQELLKTKQVESEVVSEFTTLLESCELARYTPSTQVTMQQDLDKAAKTISLIDKQLR, from the coding sequence ATGAAAAGGATTAAAAACATATGTACAGTTTTAGTTTTACTAATTTCTACCGTAACCTTTGCACAGGTAAAGTTTGAAACTAAAGTAAGTAAAACAAAGCTTGGAATTAATGAACGCTTACGTGTAGATTTTGAAATGAATAAGGATGGTGATAATTTTAACCCGCCAGACTTTTCGAATTTTACAGTGGTGGGCGGGCCAAACCAATCGGTTAGCCGGTCTTGGGTTAATGGTGTGTCTCAGTTTTTAAAAACCTATTCCTATTTTTTAGCCCCTAAAAGCAAGGGGAATTTTACCATTAGCCAAGCGACTATCGAGATAGATGGGCATGTTTATAAAACAACCCCAATACAAGTAACTGTTACCACTGCGGTATCTAAACCTAAAGATGGTAATAATGCCGAATATGTGGCTTCAGAAAACATTCATTTGGTTGCCGAAGTCTCTAAGTCAAATCCGTATTTAAACGAAGCCATTACGGTAGTTTATAAGCTGTATGTGTCTCAAAATACGGGCGTGAGTAATTGGCGAGAAATAGATAATCCGAAATATAGCGATTTTTGGAGTCAGAATCTAGATATTAAAGGCTTGCAAGTTCAAAATGGAACGTATAAAGGAGAAGCTTATAGATATGTCGTTTTACGTAAAACGGTATTGTATCCGCAAAAAACGGGAAAACTTAAAATAGAACCTCTAAGTTTAGATATTACAGTAGAAGTGCCAACCAATAGACGCGATATTTTTGGCGGTCGATTAATGACACAAGTCCACCAAACAGTTTCTGCAGGAGAGCGTACCATTAATGTAAAACAGCTTCCTGAAAAGGGTAGACCAGACGATTTTACTGGAGCGGTTGGGAATTTCGATTTTAATGTTTCAACGTCTAAAACGGAGTTGAAAGCTTCAGAATCTTTAGATTTAAAGGTTGAGGTTTCTGGAAACGGAAACTTAAAACTATTCGAATTACCTAAAGTAAATTTACCGAGTTCGTTAGAGGTATACGAGCCAGAACACAACGAAAATGTAAAAACTAATTTAGATGGAATGCAAGGTCGTATTTCCGATACGTACACGGTAGTACCTCAGTTTAAAGGGAAATATCCAATTCCTAGTATTTCGTTTTCATACTTCGATTTAAAAACCGAATCCTATAAGCGCATATCTTCCAATGAGATTGTTGTAGATGTGTTACAAGGGCCAACTAATACTGCTGCTGTAGCTAATCCTACAGTGTCTGGAGAAAACAAACAGCCCGTAGTATTAAATAATGATCATTTTGCTTTTGTAAAAACGAAAGCAAATTTAAAACCTGTTAAAACCAATCATTTCTTTAAAACCAAACTGTTTTGGGGATCCTTGTTGTTACCGTTTTTAGCCATTCCGTTAGCTATGGTTTTCAGAAAGCAAAAAGCAGTAAGAGATGCCGACGTTACCGGAAATAAAATTAGAAAGGCCGATAAATTGGCTAAGAAATATTTAAGTGAGGCTAAAAAGGCTTTAGGCCAAAAAGAAGCATTTTATGTGGCTCTAGAAAAAGCATTACATAACTATTTAAAGGCGAAGTTAAATATTGAAACAGGTGATTTAAGTAAAGATAAAATTCAAGAATTACTGAAAACGAAGCAGGTAGAATCCGAAGTGGTTTCAGAGTTTACAACCTTGTTAGAAAGTTGCGAGTTGGCAAGATATACACCATCCACCCAAGTAACCATGCAGCAGGATTTAGATAAAGCAGCAAAAACTATTTCATTAATCGATAAACAATTACGTTAA
- a CDS encoding DUF2271 domain-containing protein, which translates to MRKLSILKTLGVLALVVFSLYSFKAVEASTKYKCMVQLTNYTGEGAYVVISLINPQGEYEKTLYMQGDDDEWYNDLTSWWAFYGKKRNNIDAITGATVAGGQRTINVVEIEDSKIDAGYSIRFESAVEDQEYYEKDVEFKLTSESVKSKVEGTGFIRYVRIMPN; encoded by the coding sequence ATGCGTAAATTATCTATACTTAAAACACTTGGTGTTCTTGCTCTTGTAGTGTTTAGTTTATATTCATTTAAAGCTGTAGAGGCATCAACGAAATACAAATGCATGGTGCAATTAACCAATTACACGGGGGAAGGTGCTTATGTAGTAATCTCGTTAATTAATCCGCAAGGCGAATACGAAAAAACGCTGTATATGCAAGGTGATGATGATGAGTGGTATAACGATTTAACCTCTTGGTGGGCGTTTTATGGTAAAAAGCGAAACAATATCGACGCTATTACTGGAGCAACTGTAGCAGGAGGACAACGTACCATTAACGTTGTAGAAATTGAAGATTCTAAAATAGATGCAGGTTATAGTATCCGTTTTGAATCTGCTGTAGAAGATCAAGAATATTACGAAAAAGATGTCGAGTTTAAATTAACATCAGAGAGCGTAAAAAGTAAAGTAGAAGGCACAGGATTTATACGTTACGTGCGTATAATGCCTAACTAA
- a CDS encoding TonB-dependent receptor plug domain-containing protein, whose translation MSLNKNNILLFFIICTSQFLMAQDAITLALDSTKTQGLSEVIITATRTERQLSSLPLPAQIISKKEIQKVNALRLSDILNEQTGLITIPDFGGGEGIQLQGLDSQYTLVLINGVPLIGRAAGTLDISRVAVGNIKQIEIVKGASSSLYGSEALAGVINIITDDPKEGFKGTANYRLGTFNTHDGSLELGYKKEKFAMTSFINRYSSDGYNLNNDNVLNTVEPFKNYTFNLKSTYDFTENTDLFISGRYYTQNQDYVASETLKGESDIREWNAHLKLSHKYNEKWNSYFEFYATRYKAEEYLNNPDNSNFSLSDFNHLLIRPEIRGSFMPSAKSTFIGGLGFSYETLVRTDFSINPEFNSPYAYLQYDTNPNDKINIILGARFDDHSAYKSQFSPKAAIRYEITKTLAVKGSVGYGFKAPDFRQLYFDFTNSTVGYTVLGYNAVSTKIPELEAEGQLANIVVSASEFETDLKPESSVSFNLGFDFNPTSTLTFNANIFRNNIDNLIDTQVIANKKNGQNVFSYYNVNEVYTEGLELNATWKPTYKIRIMAGYQLLYAKDKNAEEAFNKGEVYARDSQSNASFSLEESDYFGLFNRSRHMANFKVFYKLEKWNADINLRGTYRSKYGLYDTNGNTYLDRYDDFVDGYSVWDIALNKTIFKHYTLSLGVDNLFGFTDTQNISNIPGRIIYGKLNIQF comes from the coding sequence ATGAGTCTAAATAAAAATAATATTTTACTTTTTTTTATTATTTGTACGAGCCAGTTTTTAATGGCTCAAGATGCTATTACACTAGCATTAGACTCTACTAAAACTCAAGGCTTATCTGAAGTTATAATTACTGCAACCCGAACCGAACGTCAACTATCTTCTTTACCTCTACCTGCTCAAATCATTTCAAAAAAAGAAATTCAGAAAGTAAATGCCTTACGCTTAAGCGATATATTAAATGAACAAACTGGATTAATTACGATACCCGATTTTGGGGGAGGAGAAGGCATACAACTTCAAGGCCTAGATTCGCAATACACCTTAGTGCTTATAAACGGAGTTCCCCTTATTGGACGTGCTGCAGGAACCCTAGACATTAGCAGAGTTGCCGTGGGTAATATTAAACAAATAGAAATTGTAAAAGGGGCATCGTCTAGCCTTTATGGAAGCGAAGCCCTAGCTGGTGTTATTAATATAATTACAGACGACCCTAAGGAGGGATTTAAAGGCACTGCAAATTATAGACTAGGAACATTTAATACTCACGACGGGAGTTTAGAGTTAGGATATAAAAAAGAAAAATTTGCTATGACGTCGTTTATAAACCGATACAGCAGCGATGGTTATAACCTAAATAACGACAATGTATTAAATACAGTAGAGCCCTTTAAAAACTATACTTTTAATTTAAAATCTACTTACGATTTTACTGAAAACACAGACCTTTTTATTTCTGGCCGATATTATACTCAAAACCAAGATTATGTTGCTTCGGAAACATTAAAAGGGGAAAGTGATATTCGGGAATGGAATGCACATTTAAAACTGAGCCATAAGTATAATGAAAAATGGAATAGTTATTTTGAATTTTACGCCACCAGATATAAAGCCGAAGAATATTTAAATAATCCGGACAATTCCAATTTCAGTTTAAGCGATTTTAACCACTTATTAATACGACCAGAAATTAGAGGAAGCTTTATGCCAAGTGCCAAAAGTACATTTATTGGTGGTCTTGGTTTTAGTTATGAAACTCTAGTACGGACAGATTTTTCGATAAATCCAGAATTTAATTCGCCTTATGCCTATTTGCAATATGACACCAACCCAAACGACAAAATTAATATCATTTTAGGCGCCCGTTTTGACGACCATAGCGCTTACAAGTCTCAATTTAGTCCGAAGGCTGCCATACGTTACGAAATCACAAAAACACTTGCTGTAAAAGGTTCTGTGGGTTATGGTTTTAAAGCTCCGGATTTTAGACAGCTGTATTTCGATTTTACCAACTCTACCGTGGGTTACACCGTTTTAGGCTATAATGCTGTGAGCACTAAAATACCAGAATTAGAAGCTGAAGGGCAACTGGCCAACATCGTGGTATCTGCATCAGAATTTGAAACCGATTTAAAACCTGAAAGCTCGGTAAGTTTTAATCTCGGATTCGATTTTAATCCTACATCCACTTTAACTTTTAATGCAAATATCTTCAGAAATAATATTGACAACCTTATTGACACCCAAGTAATAGCAAATAAAAAAAATGGTCAAAATGTATTTAGTTATTACAATGTAAATGAAGTTTACACCGAAGGCTTAGAACTTAATGCCACTTGGAAACCCACATACAAAATCAGAATAATGGCTGGATATCAGTTATTATATGCTAAAGATAAAAATGCAGAAGAGGCGTTTAACAAAGGAGAAGTGTATGCCAGAGATTCACAAAGTAACGCTTCCTTTTCTCTGGAAGAATCAGATTACTTCGGGTTATTCAATCGCTCAAGACACATGGCTAACTTTAAAGTCTTTTATAAACTTGAAAAATGGAATGCAGATATTAACCTACGCGGAACCTATAGAAGCAAATATGGCTTATACGATACCAACGGAAACACTTATTTAGACCGCTACGACGACTTTGTAGATGGGTATAGCGTGTGGGATATTGCTCTAAACAAAACTATTTTTAAACATTACACTTTAAGCCTTGGCGTAGACAACCTTTTCGGGTTTACAGATACCCAAAACATCAGCAATATTCCGGGCAGAATTATTTACGGAAAACTTAATATTCAATTTTAA
- a CDS encoding ankyrin repeat domain-containing protein yields the protein MKKVLRNGILGAFLALGTLVQAQENNAFLNREFWGAKPSVETVDLKIKEGNDPTQLNGSSFDPVAYAILQEAPNATIKHLLGIKGNDVNKLTHDGRTYIFWAASKGNIEIMEYLLKHGAKTDILDNHGYSILNFAAAGGQKNTKVYDLCLANGANLKTDLDHHGANALLLASQRDTDFSLINYFTSKGLDLNSKDADGNGIFNYVAKSGNIKMLNQLIEKGVDYKTLNNEGGNAMIFASAGGRRGNTNGLDVFKFLESKGIKANVKTTKGLTPLHGLASGSKDIAVINYFLDKGVDVNQADQNGNTPFLNAASRNNLEIVTLLQKHVKDVNLTNKKGESALALAVQGNTTDVVSFLIEKGADVQVVDASGNNLTAYLIKSFSPKKEAEFNAKLALLTAKGLDISKPQANGNTLFHLALDQNQFELLNLAKQNKVDINAENNEGITPLLKSAMSSKDDKVLKFLLDNGADKSIKTEFDETAYDLAQENELLKANNVNINFLK from the coding sequence ATGAAAAAAGTATTAAGAAATGGAATTTTAGGAGCGTTTTTAGCGCTTGGAACACTTGTACAAGCACAAGAAAATAACGCGTTTTTAAACCGTGAATTCTGGGGGGCAAAGCCTTCGGTTGAAACAGTAGATTTAAAAATTAAAGAAGGTAACGATCCTACTCAACTCAATGGGAGTAGTTTCGATCCGGTAGCTTATGCTATTTTACAAGAGGCTCCAAATGCAACTATAAAGCATTTGTTAGGCATAAAAGGTAACGATGTTAATAAGTTAACTCACGATGGTCGCACTTACATTTTTTGGGCCGCCAGTAAGGGTAATATAGAAATCATGGAATACCTTTTAAAGCATGGGGCAAAAACAGATATTTTAGATAACCACGGATATTCTATTTTAAACTTTGCTGCTGCTGGAGGTCAGAAAAACACTAAAGTTTACGATTTGTGTTTAGCCAACGGCGCTAATTTAAAAACAGATTTAGATCATCATGGAGCAAACGCTTTATTACTAGCTTCGCAACGCGATACCGATTTTAGCTTAATCAACTATTTTACATCTAAAGGATTGGATTTAAATAGTAAAGATGCCGATGGTAATGGAATTTTTAATTATGTAGCTAAATCTGGAAATATAAAAATGTTAAATCAGCTTATTGAAAAAGGTGTAGATTATAAAACATTAAATAATGAAGGCGGAAATGCCATGATTTTTGCAAGTGCTGGCGGTCGTAGAGGGAATACAAATGGTTTAGACGTTTTTAAATTTTTAGAAAGTAAAGGAATAAAAGCCAATGTAAAAACAACCAAAGGTTTAACGCCTTTACATGGTTTGGCATCAGGAAGTAAAGATATAGCTGTTATAAACTATTTTCTTGATAAAGGTGTCGATGTAAATCAAGCCGACCAGAATGGAAATACTCCATTTTTAAACGCTGCTTCTAGAAATAATTTAGAGATTGTTACTTTGTTACAAAAGCATGTAAAAGACGTTAACTTAACCAATAAAAAAGGAGAGTCGGCTTTAGCTTTAGCGGTGCAAGGAAACACAACAGATGTAGTAAGTTTCTTGATTGAAAAAGGTGCAGATGTTCAGGTTGTAGATGCTAGCGGAAATAACCTAACAGCGTATTTAATAAAATCATTTTCGCCTAAAAAAGAAGCAGAATTCAATGCTAAATTAGCACTATTAACGGCAAAAGGGTTAGATATTTCTAAACCTCAAGCTAACGGAAATACCTTATTTCACCTAGCATTAGATCAAAATCAATTTGAATTGCTTAATCTTGCAAAACAAAATAAAGTAGATATAAATGCAGAAAATAATGAAGGGATTACACCTTTATTAAAATCTGCGATGTCGTCTAAAGACGATAAAGTTTTAAAGTTTTTATTAGACAATGGTGCCGATAAAAGCATTAAAACAGAGTTCGATGAAACGGCTTACGATTTAGCTCAAGAAAATGAACTTTTAAAAGCAAACAACGTAAATATTAATTTTTTAAAATAA
- a CDS encoding DUF6607 family protein: MKRILLLTLCTATFVVNIATAQKHKKEDQEAIKSMCGCYEVNFNFAETFNYTNDSTYMPSEVKHDKGLEWVELVEDSKNKIALQHLLIVGDPSSPHIVKHWRQDWEYENTDLYTYNGDNEWTYVSLPKNEVKGQWTQKVFQVDDSPRYEGSSSWVHVDGKSYWENTTTAPLPRREYTKRSDYNITLRRNRQEITKDGWIHDQDNDKVLREAGKKDVVIAQEKGYNTYVKVDDSKCVAAQDYWKKTSAKWALVRHKWDEVFARDKNLSLEEKVDNKQLYKYLFSEEDYQNEADISAIIESFVKK, from the coding sequence ATGAAAAGAATTTTACTATTAACGCTATGTACCGCTACATTTGTTGTTAATATTGCAACAGCTCAAAAGCATAAAAAAGAAGATCAAGAAGCCATAAAAAGTATGTGTGGTTGCTACGAAGTGAATTTTAATTTTGCTGAAACCTTTAACTATACAAACGATTCAACGTATATGCCTTCAGAAGTAAAACACGATAAAGGTTTAGAATGGGTGGAATTGGTAGAAGATTCTAAGAATAAAATTGCTTTACAACATTTGTTAATTGTTGGAGATCCTTCAAGCCCTCATATTGTAAAACATTGGCGACAAGACTGGGAATACGAAAATACAGATTTGTATACCTATAATGGAGATAACGAATGGACTTATGTTAGTCTTCCGAAGAATGAAGTTAAAGGCCAGTGGACTCAAAAAGTATTTCAAGTAGATGATAGTCCGCGTTACGAAGGCTCATCGTCATGGGTACATGTAGATGGCAAAAGTTATTGGGAAAATACAACAACCGCCCCTTTACCAAGAAGAGAATACACCAAACGCAGCGATTACAATATAACCTTAAGAAGAAATCGTCAGGAAATTACAAAGGACGGCTGGATTCACGATCAGGACAATGATAAGGTACTGCGTGAAGCGGGAAAGAAAGATGTGGTTATAGCTCAAGAAAAAGGGTACAATACTTATGTTAAAGTCGACGATAGCAAATGTGTTGCGGCACAAGATTATTGGAAAAAGACTAGCGCAAAATGGGCTTTGGTACGCCATAAATGGGATGAGGTTTTTGCGAGAGACAAAAACTTATCTTTAGAAGAAAAAGTAGATAATAAGCAGTTATATAAATATTTGTTTTCTGAAGAAGACTACCAAAATGAGGCTGATATAAGTGCAATTATAGAATCTTTTGTAAAAAAATAA